The nucleotide sequence AAAGTTTCTTTCTTAATGTCTGGAGAAAACTATTGTCGTGGAGTTCTACAAGATTAATAGTATATGGCGCTTTTTTGATTATAATTTCAGTCTCATTAGGGAGACTTGCTAAGCGTGAATCCATAGATAGAAGATGAGAGTCTTCGCGTCCACTAACTTTTAATGTGATTTTGGTGTTGTCTTTTATAATAAGCGGCCTTGCATTTAAATTGTGCGGCGCAATTGGTGTAATTACAATAGAATCTGCATCTGGCGTAATAACCGGCCCGCCACAACTAAGAGAATATCCTGTAGATCCTGTAGGTGTAGCAATAATTAATCCATCAGCCCAGTAAGAGGTTAGATATTGATCGTTTAGCCAGGTGTCTACGGTAATCATTGATGTCGTATTTTTTCTACTAACCGCTATTTCGTTTAGGGCTACGTTTTCAAAAATTTCATCATCAAATTCTGGATTTGTTTCAACTTGTAATACCGCTCTAGGAGAAATACTAAAATCTTTTCTTAGAATAGCGTGTATTGTTTCGCCTATTTGCTCTTTCTGAATGGTAGATAGAAAACCTAAGCGCCCGGTGTTTATACCAACGATTGGAATATCCAGATTCTTAATATAATTCACCGATTTTAATATGGTGCCATCACCACCGATAGTGAAAAAAAGATCAAAACTGTCATCTAAAACATCGAAAGTTTCATAGTCACTATATTCCCCGGTAACGCTTTGATTTTTATTGATAAGTTCTAAAAAATAGCTTTCAATGATAACTTCAACTTTTTGTTCTTGTAAAAGCTCTAGAAGCTGATTGATATAAGTGCCGGCGTTTTCGTGATAAAACTGGCCGTAAATGCCTATTTTCATATTAAATGTTTAGGTATTTGTCCAGGTATTTAGAACGGTCTCGAAGATTTTTATTGAAAGAATCTTCCTGATGCTGCGAGATAATGCTGTAGCCATATCTTCTTAATGACTGTATCACTTCAGTAATCCCGGTAGGATTAATTTTAATGGTGATTTGGGCAAGATCATTTTCAATCTTTGAAACAAATAAACCTAGTAAATGTACATTGCTTGATTCTATAATCTGGCTTATTTCACTTAAAGAATAATCTTTAAATCCTTTTTCTACTACAATAATATTTCCTGCTTCATTTAAAAAGGGAGTTTCATTAAAAATTCCCATAATTTCATTTAATTCCACATAGCCCAAATATTCATTTTCGTTATCTAAGACAGGTAATATATTAGAATTGTTCTGCGCAAAAGTTTCTAGGATATCTAACCAGTAATCGGTATTTCTAACAAAAAAACCTTCGAGCGCATATTGATAATCTTCGATAGATTTTTCAGCATCAAAACAACGAATATCATTTTCAGAAATGCATCCCATATAGATCCCGTTGTTCTCTACTGGCAAGTGAGAATAGGTAAGTTGATTAAAATCATTTTGTACCTCGCCAATTTTATCTGTAAAATGACGAATTGAAACATCATTTAAAATATATTCTTCCATATTCATATCCCACGTCCTTTAGCGCAAATTAATTAAAATAAAATTCATTAAGCCATACCCAACTTTGTATTTTTGTTAAAACAAAAAGTTTTAAGATAAGCTTTAGAATATGTAGTCGAGTAGTAATTTATAATTGCAAAAGGCTCTAAGTTTTAATTAAAACTATAAAATGAAGCCTTTAATTAAGGAGAAAACTATAGTTATGACGAAGTTAAGCGTTAATATCAATAAGATTGCCACATTAAGAAATGCAAGGGGAGGAGATATACCTAATGTAGTGAAATGTGCTTTGGATATAGAGAAATTTGGAGCAGAGGGGATTACGGTGCATCCTCGCCCAGACGAAAGACATATTCGATATCAAGATGCGAAAGATCTGAAACCGGTTTTAAAAACGGAATTCAATATTGAAGGAAATCCAGTTACAAAATTCGTGAATCTCGTTTTAGAAATTAAACCAGCGCAGGTTACGCTAGTGCCAGATGCTGAAGATGCAATCACCAGTAATGCCGGTTGGGATACTATTCGCTATAAAGAATATCTGCAAGAGGTAATTTCAGAATTTAAAAAATATGGGATTCGTACTTCGATTTTTGTTGATCCAGATGAAAAAATGATTCAGGGAGCTGCGGAAACAGGAACAGATCGCATAGAACTTTATACCGAAAGTTTTGCTGAAAAATTTGCAGCAGGAAAGAAAGAAGAAGCTGTAGCGCCTTATGCTAAATGTGCCAAAATTGCACATGATTTAGGATTGGGTATAAATGCGGGTCACGATTTATCGCTAGATAATATAGAATTCTTTAAAAATGAAGTGAATTTTGTTGATGAAGTGTCTATTGGTCACGCCCTAATTGCAGAAGCGCTTTACTTAGGTTTGGAAGAGACTATCGCAAGATATTTAAAGAAATTACAGTAAATTAAAATTGGTCGATTTTGGCTAAGATTTTAAAAGATTTAAAATGAAATTACATACTAATATTTTAGGAAAAGGAAAGCCATTTATCATTTTACACGGATTTTT is from Zunongwangia endophytica and encodes:
- a CDS encoding pyridoxine 5'-phosphate synthase; this encodes MTKLSVNINKIATLRNARGGDIPNVVKCALDIEKFGAEGITVHPRPDERHIRYQDAKDLKPVLKTEFNIEGNPVTKFVNLVLEIKPAQVTLVPDAEDAITSNAGWDTIRYKEYLQEVISEFKKYGIRTSIFVDPDEKMIQGAAETGTDRIELYTESFAEKFAAGKKEEAVAPYAKCAKIAHDLGLGINAGHDLSLDNIEFFKNEVNFVDEVSIGHALIAEALYLGLEETIARYLKKLQ
- a CDS encoding NAD kinase, whose protein sequence is MKIGIYGQFYHENAGTYINQLLELLQEQKVEVIIESYFLELINKNQSVTGEYSDYETFDVLDDSFDLFFTIGGDGTILKSVNYIKNLDIPIVGINTGRLGFLSTIQKEQIGETIHAILRKDFSISPRAVLQVETNPEFDDEIFENVALNEIAVSRKNTTSMITVDTWLNDQYLTSYWADGLIIATPTGSTGYSLSCGGPVITPDADSIVITPIAPHNLNARPLIIKDNTKITLKVSGREDSHLLSMDSRLASLPNETEIIIKKAPYTINLVELHDNSFLQTLRKKLLWGEDKRN
- a CDS encoding acetoin utilization protein acuB; translated protein: MNMEEYILNDVSIRHFTDKIGEVQNDFNQLTYSHLPVENNGIYMGCISENDIRCFDAEKSIEDYQYALEGFFVRNTDYWLDILETFAQNNSNILPVLDNENEYLGYVELNEIMGIFNETPFLNEAGNIIVVEKGFKDYSLSEISQIIESSNVHLLGLFVSKIENDLAQITIKINPTGITEVIQSLRRYGYSIISQHQEDSFNKNLRDRSKYLDKYLNI